CAAAAGATTGCGCCTCGGTTGCATCGCGACCGAGGCGCCGATCTCTCCTCATTCTGTTCCTTCGGCGTCGCGCGCGATTACGCCGCCGCCGATCACCTCCTCGCCGAGATAACACACCAATCCCTGGCCGGGCGTCACGTCGCGCTGGGGCTCGTCGAACTCGAACACCGCGCCACCGTCCGGCAGCGGCTTCAGCCAGCCCGCAGCTTCCTTGGCCTTGTAGCGGATCTTGGCCGTGCAGCGCAAGGGCTCCGCGGTCGGCTTGCCGCTCACGTAGTGCATCTTGTTCGTCCGCGCAATTCGCGTGCCCAGCTCGCTGGCACTGCCGACGACGACGGCGTTGTTGGCCGGGTCGAGACGCAGCACGTAGAGCGGCTCGCTGTGGGCGGAGCGCACCGAGACGTGAATGCCTTTGCGCTGGCCGATGGTGTAGAAGGGCAAGCCTTCATGTTGGCCGATCACCTCGCCGCGCGTGTTCACAATCGGTCCGGGTCGGGCGACCTCCGGCGCGTTGCGGATCAGGAAGCTGCGATAGTCGCCGCGGGTCAGAAAGCACAAATCCTGGCTCTCGGGACGTTCCGCGGTGGGCAGGCCGAACTCGCGCGCCAGCCGGCGCACCTCTTCCTTCGTGTATTCGCCCACCGGGAACATCGCCCGCGCCAAATCCTTCTGGCTCAAGACGTGCAGGACGTAGCTCTGGTCTTTCTGCGCATCCTTCCCCTTCAGAAGGCGATAGCGGAATGGAGAATGGCGATCGGAGATTGGAGATTGGAGATTGGAATCTCCTTTCTCCAATCCCCCAATCTCCAATCTCTCAATCTCTAACTCTAATCTCTCGACGCGAGCATAATGCCCCGTCGCCAAGTAATCTGCGCCGAGCGCGAGCGCCTTCTGCATCAGGAAGCCGAAGCGGATCGTCCGGTTACACGTGAAGCATGGGTTGGGTGTGGTCGCATCGGCGTAGGCGGCGATCCATGAATCCACCACGCGCTGCTTGAACACCCCCTCGGCGTGGATGTCGTAGAACGGGATGCCCAGCAACTTGGCGATGGCGCGCGCGTCGGCCACGGCCTCAGGCGTGCAGCATCGGTTCGAATTGAGCCCCCCGTTTCTCGTTTCTGCGTTTCTCAATTCCTCAGCCCACAGGCGCAGCATGATGCCGATCACGTCGTAGCCCTGCTGCACCAGCAAAGCCGCCGCGACCGACGAATCTACGCCGCCGCTCATGGCCACTACGACACGCGCCTTCTTCATCGCAGTTCCTCGTTTCGAGTTGCGAATGAACTCAAAACTCCAAGCTCGCCGCCCGCACGCGCGCCACGCACTCCGGCAGCGCGTCCAGCACGGCATCAATCTCCTCCTCGGTCGTGTGGTAGCCCAGTGTGATGCGCAGGCCGCCCAGCGCCCACGCGCGTGGGATGCCCATGGCGAGCAGCACCGGCGACGGCTCGGGATTGCCGCTGGTGCAGGCCGAACCGGTGCTGACGGCGATGCCTTCGACGTCCAGCGCCATCAACAACGACTCGCCGTCCACGTCCTTGAACACGAAGCTGGCGTGATTGGGCAGCCGCTCGGTGGGATGACCGCTCAGCCGCGCATCCGGCACGCGATCCAGCACGCCCTGGATCAACCGGTCGCGCAGCTCTGCCAGGCGCGCTGCCTGCGCATCCCGCTCGCGCGAGGCATACTTGATCGCGGCCTCGGCGCCGACCGCGCCGGCGACGTTGACCGTGCCCGGACGACGACCGCGCTCGTGTCCACCGCCGGTGATCGCCGGCACATACGGCGTGCCCTCGCGGATGTAGAGCACGCCGACGCCCTTTGGGCCGTAGAATTTGTGTGCCGAGAGCGCCAGCAGGTCTACGTTCAGCTCGTCCACGTTGACGGGCAGGTAGGCCGGCGCCTGGACGGCGTCGGTGTGGAAGGGCACACCATGCTCACGACAGATCGCGCCGATCTCGCGCACGGGCTGGAGCGTGCCGACCTCGTTGTTGGCCAACATCACGCTGACGATGACTGTGTCGGGGCGGATGGCGCGCCGCACGTCGTCGGGATCCACGCGCCCGCAGCCGTCTACCGGTAGCACGGTCAGATCAAAGCCGAACAACGTGTGCAGTTGGTGCGCAGTCGCCTCGACGGCGTGATGTTCGACAGGCGTGATGATGATGTGGCCAGGCGAGCCGTTGCCGGCGCGACGCGCGGCGAAGGCGACGCCGCGCAGCGCCAAGTTGTCGGCCTCGGTGCCGCAGCCGGTGAACACAATCTCGCTGGCGCGCGCGCCGATCGCACAGCCGACCACGGTGTGCGCCTCGTCCAGCGCAGCGGCTGCATCGCGCCCGAAGCTATGCAGCGACGATGCATTGCCGAACACCTCGCTCCAGTAGGGCTGCATGGCGGCCCTGACCTCCGGCGCGACGGGCGTCGTGGCCGAGTAATCCAGATATATTTGCCTGCGCGTCGTGCTCATGTGGACGATTGTAAAGCGATCAGGTTAGGATTGGATGACAGGTGAGATGAGGACGCGATCGGTCGAGATCCTGGGCGTGCGCGTGGATGACGTCACGTACCGCGAGGCGTGCGACATCGCCGAGGCGTTGATCCGGCGCGGCGGCGTGCATCAGTTTGCCACCGTCAACCCCGAATTCATCATGGCGGCCAGGGACGACGACGAGTTTCGGGAGGTGTTGGCGTCCACCGCGCTCAACGTGCCCGATGGCGCCGGCGTGGTGTGGGCGGCCGGGCGGCGCGGCGTGAAGTTGCGCGAGCGCGTGGCCGGTGTGGACTTGATGCTGAAACTGTGTGCGCTGGCGGCGCGCCATCGCTGGCGGGTGTTCTTCCTCGGCGCGCAGCCGGGCGTCGCCGAGCGAGCAGCAGCAGCCCTTGTGCTCGCTCATCCGGGCTTAAGGGTGGCAGGCGCGTACGCCGGCTCGCCGCGGCGCGAAGAGGAGCTAGCAATAGTAGCACGCGTGCGCGCGGCGCGGCCGCAATTGCTCTTCGTCGCATACGGTGCGCCGGCGCAAGACAAATGGCTGGCGCGTAACCTGCCGCTGCTGGCGCCCGTCGTGGGGGATGAGGCCGAGGGCGGGATCATCGGGATGGGTGTGGGAGGGGCATTCGACTTCGTTGCCGGCGTGCAAAAACGCGCGCCGGACTGGGTGCAGCATGCCAACCTCGAATGGCTGTACCGGCTGTTGCGCCAGCCGTGGCGCTGGCGACGCCAGACGGCGCTCATCCGCTTTGCTGTGGCCGCGATGCTAGAATCGCGTTGAATGGCTCAGGAAGCTGGCAGCGCGACGAACGGCCAGGTGCCCGAATCCGACTCGAAAGCGATCCAGGCGACTCCCACGCCGGACGACATCGTGCGCCAACTGCGTGCCTCCACGCTCTTCTCGCGTCTGACCGATGCGGAGTTCAAGGCGGTGCTCGGGTTGATGCGCACGCGCATGGTGAACGAAGGCCAGATCCTGATTCTGGCCGGCTCGGGGGATACCCACCTCTACATCCTCCGCCGCGGGAAGATGCTCATCCGCGCGCCGGAGAAGGGCGGCAGAGATCCTGTCATTCGATTCGTGAAGCCGGGTGAGATTCTGAACGAACTCCCGTTCGTCACCGGCCATCCCAGCGAGGTGACGATCGAGACGGTGACCCCCGTGCAGTTGTGGTACATCCCGCGTGGCGAATTCCAGCAATTGCTGGAGCGCGAGGGTTACATCCGCGAGCACCTTACCTACACCCCTGAAGAGGAGAAATACATCAAACAGCGTCGGCGCTTCGACACGCAGCGAACAGGCGAGCTGGTGTTGTGGTTTGGGCGAAAGCACTGGTGGGTGCTCTTGCGGAGCCAGTGGTTCACGATCTTGATGTTGGTGCTCATCGGGGCGACCTTCCTGCCGCCGGTTCGCCCCATCTTCAGCGGCCCCTTCGGCATAGCGTTCACCGGCGCGTTGCTGTTCGTGGCGCTTGTCAGCTTCCTATGGTTTCTGATTGACTGGTGGAACGACTACTATGTCGTGACCGACCAGCGGGTGATCCATCGCGAGCGCATCCTCATCATCTACGACTCGCAGGATGAAGCGCCGATCAGCTCGGTGCAGAACGTCACGGTCAACCGGCCTAGCTTCATTGATACCGTGCTCGACACCGGCACGATCTTGATCGAGACGTTGGGCGCACAAGCCAACATCCGGTTCGAGTGGGTAGGTGAGCCGACCAAGGTCTCGAAGCTCATCCTCGACCAGCAAGCGCGCGCGCGTGTCGAGGTGGCCGCGACCGAGCGCTCGAAGGTGCGCAGCGAGCTGCGCCGGGAGATGGAGGTGGGGACGAAACCGCTGCCGGCATCCGCGCCGCCGGCCCCCGCGCCGAAGGCAGGCAAAGGCGAGAAATCACCGCCCTTCCTTCGTCGCCTTGGCATGGGGCTGGCCGACCTACGCAACGAATTGTTGCCGCGCATGCGCTTGGTGCGCGCCCCGGATGTCATCGTCTATCGCAAGCACTGGCTGGCGTTGATCGGCGCAACGATTGCGCCTTTCCTATTCTTATTGCTCTATCTTGCGGCGATGGTCTTCGTCTGGTTTGGCGCGCCTTCGTTGCGTCGGCTCCTGTTCGAGACGCCGGCCGTCGTCGTCGTCGCGCTGCTTGGATTCATCCTGCTCTTCTGGCTGGTCTGGCAGTATGAGGATTGGCGTAACGACCTATACATGCTCACGACAGAGCGCCTCATCGAGTACAAGCGTACGCCGTTTGGGCTGCTCGGCACCTCGCAGCGCACGGCCAGCTTGGCCAACGTGCAGAACGTCACCGCTGCGACCAAGGGCTTCGTGGACAACCTGTTCAATGTGGGTGATGTGGCCATTCGCACCGGCGGCATGGACAACGAGTTGAACTTCGCGCGCGTGTGGAACCCGCGCGGCGTGCAGCGCGAAGTAGTGATGCGGCTGGAAGCCTATCGCGCCGCCCAGCGCGAGAAAGAGGCGGCGCGCCGCCGGCGCGAGTTCATCGAGTGGATCGGCATCTACGACGAGCTGACCCGCATCCACGGGGAGCGACCGCTCGGCTGAGCGCCGACGCATTCAGCCGCGCCTCACGCCCGGCGTATATCCTCATGGTCGAAACGCATTGAGCCATGGTCAGAGAAATTCGAAAGATCGGCGATCCGATCCTGCGCAAAAAGGCGAAGAAGGTCGAGAAGATCACCCGCGATACCTTGAAGTTGCTTGATGATATGGTCGAGACGATGCGCCAGGCGCACGGCCAGGGTCTGGCAGCGCCCCAGGTCGGCGTCTCGCAACGGGTGGCAGTCGTCGAGGTGCCCAAGTCCGACGCCATCGCCGGCAGCGGCGTGCTCTACGAGCTGATCAACCCCGAGGTGGTCAAACAGTCGGAAGAAACGTGGGAGCACCAGGAAGGATGTCTATCCATTCCGGGGTGGCGCGGCGACGTGGCGCGCCCGTATCGCATCATCGTGCGCGCGCTCGACCGCAACGGCAACCGGGTGAAGTTCGAGGTGGAAGGGCACGTCGCCCGCGCCTTTCTGCACGAGATAGATCACCTGGACGGCGTGCTCTACATTGACAAGCTGGTCTCGCCCGACCGCGTGTGGCGGGTCAAAGAAGAGGCCACGGAAGACCTCGAATGATGCGCACCGAGGTTTACACCACGCCTGAAGCGTTCGAGCAGTTGGCCGGCGAGTGGAACGCGCTGCTCAAACGATCCGCGGCGAATACGCTCTTTCTCACCAACGAGTGGCAAAAGACGTGGTGGCGCGAGTTAGGCGACGGTGAACTGCGCGTGCTGGCCATGCGTGAGGATGGCTTGTTGGTCGGCATCGCGCCGCTGTTCTTCGAGGCCAATGCGCTTGGCGCGGTGGAAGTGGCGCTGGTCGGCTGCAAGGAAGTGTCGGACTATTTAGACTTCATCTTCGCCCGCGGTTGCGAGCCGGCGTGCTTTCGCGCTGTGGTGGATTTCCTCAAGAGCGACGCCGCACCGACGTGGCACACCATCGGCCTGTGCAACATCGTCGAGACTTCACCCACGTTGAGCGCGTTCGCCGAGATGCTGAACGCCGAGGGCTGGCGCGCGCATGTGGCCTTCGAAGACGTTTGTCCGATCGTGACGCTGCCCGACACATTCGAAGCCTATCTCGCCATGCTCGACGGCAAGGAGCGCCGTGAGTTACAGCGCAAGCTGCGCCGGGCGAGCGAAGACGTCGCGATCACTTTCGCGACCGACGCCGAGGCGCTGGCACGCGACATGGACGACTTCATCGCGCTGATGAAAGCCTCGGCGCCCAGCAAGGCCGAATTCATGACCCCGCGTATGGCGCGCTTCTTCCATGCAATCGCGCGCGTCATGTTCGAGGCCGGGTGGTTGCAACTGGCGTTTCTGGAAGTCGAGGGCGTGCGGGCGGCGGCGTACATGAACTTCGTCTATGACGACGCCGTGCTGGTCTATAACTCCGGCCTCGATCCGGAGAAGTATGCCTACCTGAGCCCCGGCCAGGTGTTGATCGCCCGGCTGATCGAGAAAGCCATCCAAGATGGCCGCCGCACATTCGACTTTCTACAAGGCGACGAGGAATACAAGTACAAACTCGGCGGCAAGGACGTGAAGCTCTACA
The window above is part of the Candidatus Roseilinea sp. genome. Proteins encoded here:
- the mnmA gene encoding tRNA-specific 2-thiouridylase MnmA, whose translation is MKKARVVVAMSGGVDSSVAAALLVQQGYDVIGIMLRLWAEELRNAETRNGGLNSNRCCTPEAVADARAIAKLLGIPFYDIHAEGVFKQRVVDSWIAAYADATTPNPCFTCNRTIRFGFLMQKALALGADYLATGHYARVERLELEIERLEIGGLEKGDSNLQSPISDRHSPFRYRLLKGKDAQKDQSYVLHVLSQKDLARAMFPVGEYTKEEVRRLAREFGLPTAERPESQDLCFLTRGDYRSFLIRNAPEVARPGPIVNTRGEVIGQHEGLPFYTIGQRKGIHVSVRSAHSEPLYVLRLDPANNAVVVGSASELGTRIARTNKMHYVSGKPTAEPLRCTAKIRYKAKEAAGWLKPLPDGGAVFEFDEPQRDVTPGQGLVCYLGEEVIGGGVIARDAEGTE
- the iscS gene encoding cysteine desulfurase IscS; the protein is MSTTRRQIYLDYSATTPVAPEVRAAMQPYWSEVFGNASSLHSFGRDAAAALDEAHTVVGCAIGARASEIVFTGCGTEADNLALRGVAFAARRAGNGSPGHIIITPVEHHAVEATAHQLHTLFGFDLTVLPVDGCGRVDPDDVRRAIRPDTVIVSVMLANNEVGTLQPVREIGAICREHGVPFHTDAVQAPAYLPVNVDELNVDLLALSAHKFYGPKGVGVLYIREGTPYVPAITGGGHERGRRPGTVNVAGAVGAEAAIKYASRERDAQAARLAELRDRLIQGVLDRVPDARLSGHPTERLPNHASFVFKDVDGESLLMALDVEGIAVSTGSACTSGNPEPSPVLLAMGIPRAWALGGLRITLGYHTTEEEIDAVLDALPECVARVRAASLEF
- a CDS encoding WecB/TagA/CpsF family glycosyl transferase; the encoded protein is MTGEMRTRSVEILGVRVDDVTYREACDIAEALIRRGGVHQFATVNPEFIMAARDDDEFREVLASTALNVPDGAGVVWAAGRRGVKLRERVAGVDLMLKLCALAARHRWRVFFLGAQPGVAERAAAALVLAHPGLRVAGAYAGSPRREEELAIVARVRAARPQLLFVAYGAPAQDKWLARNLPLLAPVVGDEAEGGIIGMGVGGAFDFVAGVQKRAPDWVQHANLEWLYRLLRQPWRWRRQTALIRFAVAAMLESR
- the def gene encoding peptide deformylase, with amino-acid sequence MVREIRKIGDPILRKKAKKVEKITRDTLKLLDDMVETMRQAHGQGLAAPQVGVSQRVAVVEVPKSDAIAGSGVLYELINPEVVKQSEETWEHQEGCLSIPGWRGDVARPYRIIVRALDRNGNRVKFEVEGHVARAFLHEIDHLDGVLYIDKLVSPDRVWRVKEEATEDLE
- a CDS encoding exopolysaccharide biosynthesis protein, giving the protein MMRTEVYTTPEAFEQLAGEWNALLKRSAANTLFLTNEWQKTWWRELGDGELRVLAMREDGLLVGIAPLFFEANALGAVEVALVGCKEVSDYLDFIFARGCEPACFRAVVDFLKSDAAPTWHTIGLCNIVETSPTLSAFAEMLNAEGWRAHVAFEDVCPIVTLPDTFEAYLAMLDGKERRELQRKLRRASEDVAITFATDAEALARDMDDFIALMKASAPSKAEFMTPRMARFFHAIARVMFEAGWLQLAFLEVEGVRAAAYMNFVYDDAVLVYNSGLDPEKYAYLSPGQVLIARLIEKAIQDGRRTFDFLQGDEEYKYKLGGKDVKLYTLSARR